TGGCGTGTCCCTGACTGGCTGCACGGCCAATCCATTCCAGCCCGAGTTCAGGCGACTTATCCACGTAACGGCCTGAGACATACATCAGCCCCAGCAAAAACTGCGCATCGGCATCATCCTGCACCGCACGCATCTCAATGTGCAACAACTTACCTGCAGCCTGGTCGCTATCGGGTCTGGGCAATGAAAACGCCTGGGCCGACCCCATATTCAACAACAGCACGGTGGCCGCAGTCACAACTTGCCAGTACTTCACAACTTGGCTCCTTATGCAATTTCCCATGAGTTAGCCAGAAAACCCCCGTTATGTCGAGTATCAAAAGGTACCGCCAACCTGACCAGTCCGCCATGATATCGGGCTATTGACCTCTATTCATGATGACGTATGTTAAAAACAAAAGGCAGCTCACAAATCGGCAACAGCAGATGTGACCAGGTCGGCAGACTGGCCGATTATCCAAAGGTCCCATGCGGTATTTGTTGACATGACCGGGCAAAGCACCAAAATAAACCATTAATTTTGATGTGTAATTGCGTACATTCGATTGTTCTGAATTTCGATCTGCATCATGGTTTGACCAGGCACGTTGACGTAGAATGCTTATTTAGAACGACCTTACTTAAGTTTTTTCATGCGAGGAACACGGGCATGGCACTCATTGGCAAACCGAAACCCGATCCAACTCTGGAATGGTTTTTATCCCACTGTCATATTCACAAGTATCCGGCCAAGAGCACTCTGATCCACGCCGGTGAAGACTCAGACACCCTCTACTACATAGTAAAAGGCTCCGTCGCAGTGCTTATCAAGGACGAGGAAGGCAAGGAAATGATCCTCTCCTACCTCAACCAGGGCGACTTTATCGGCGAACTGGGCCTGTTTGAAGAGCAAGCCGAACGTACCGCATGGGTCCGCGCCAAGCAGGCTTGTGAAATTGCTGAAATTTCTTACAAGAAATTCAAGCAACTTATCCAGGTTAACCCTGAGATCCTGATGAAGCTTGCGGCCCAGATGTCCGTCCGTTTGCAAAGCACCAGCCAGAAAGTGGGCGATTTGGCCTTCCTGGATGTAGCCGGACGCATTGCCCAGACACTGCTGCATCTGGCCCGTCAGCCAGACGCCATGACCCACCCAGACGGCATGCAAATCAAAATCACCCGTCAGGAAATTGGTCAGATTGTTGGCTGCTCCCGCGAAACCGTGGGCCGCATCCTGAAAATGCTTGAAGAACAAAATCTTATCCAAGCACACGGCAAAACTATCGTGGTGTACGGCACCCGCTAACTCTGCCTTCAGCTTGTCTTAAGTCAGCTCCGGTAAAGTGGCTCCCGATCTATCCGGAGCCACTTTTTCTTAGAGGAGCATGTATGTCGCGTTGGCTGCCATTAGGCATCATCCTTACATCCATGCTTCACCAGGGAGAGGTGGCTGCTTCGGTTGTCGAGCTTGAGCATTATCAGGCCACGCAATTGGTCAGCTCAGGCCAGATCCTTTCCCTCGACGCTACCCTGCAGCGGGTCGCCGCACATTGCCAGGGTAAACTCCTTGATGCCCATCTGTTTCAAGAGGGTGACAAGTGGCGCTACGATTTGCAGTTTGGCCTCCAACGTGGTCAGATAATCCATCTGAGCGTGGATGCCGCCAGCGGTGAGCTCAATCCTGATTCCACTTTGCCGGACGAATGCAAAAACCATGAAACTGCTACTCGTTGAAGACAATGCCATGCTGGTCAAGGAGCTGCAAAAACAGCTCAAACAGGCCGGCTTTGTCACCGATGTAACCGATAAGGTCGTTGACGCCGATTATCTCATCAAAGAAACCCAATACGACTGTGTGATTCTGGACATTGGCCTCCCCGACGGCAACGGCCTGACATTGCTTGAAAAATGGCGTACCGAGGGTATTCACACCCCCGTGATTATGCTCACCGCCCGCAGCCAGTGGCATGAGAAGGTGGAAGGTTTTAACGCCGGTGCCGATGACTACCTTGGCAAGCCTTTCCATGCACAGGAGCTGCTCGCCCGTATCCATGCGCTGATAAACCGCGCCCATGGCCGCCCTGCAAGCCCGGGTAAGCAGCTCAGCTACTCAGGTGTGGTACTGGATGAATCGCAGCAAACTGTGCAGGTAGGCGAGCAAGTCCATGAACTGACCGCCATGGAATTCAGACTGCTGAAAATTTTCCTGCTCTCGCCGAAAAAGCTGCTGTCCAAGGCCCAGCTTACCGACAAGCTCTATCAGTTTGACGATGAGAAAGAGAGCAATGTGGTGGAGGTTTACGTGACCCACCTGCGTAAAAAACTCGGCAAGACCGCCATAGAAACCCGCCGCGGTCAGGGATATATCTTCCACGGCCTGGACGTATGATCTC
This sequence is a window from Shewanella zhangzhouensis. Protein-coding genes within it:
- the crp gene encoding cAMP-activated global transcriptional regulator CRP — protein: MALIGKPKPDPTLEWFLSHCHIHKYPAKSTLIHAGEDSDTLYYIVKGSVAVLIKDEEGKEMILSYLNQGDFIGELGLFEEQAERTAWVRAKQACEIAEISYKKFKQLIQVNPEILMKLAAQMSVRLQSTSQKVGDLAFLDVAGRIAQTLLHLARQPDAMTHPDGMQIKITRQEIGQIVGCSRETVGRILKMLEEQNLIQAHGKTIVVYGTR
- a CDS encoding PepSY domain-containing protein — encoded protein: MSRWLPLGIILTSMLHQGEVAASVVELEHYQATQLVSSGQILSLDATLQRVAAHCQGKLLDAHLFQEGDKWRYDLQFGLQRGQIIHLSVDAASGELNPDSTLPDECKNHETATR
- a CDS encoding response regulator transcription factor; this encodes MKLLLVEDNAMLVKELQKQLKQAGFVTDVTDKVVDADYLIKETQYDCVILDIGLPDGNGLTLLEKWRTEGIHTPVIMLTARSQWHEKVEGFNAGADDYLGKPFHAQELLARIHALINRAHGRPASPGKQLSYSGVVLDESQQTVQVGEQVHELTAMEFRLLKIFLLSPKKLLSKAQLTDKLYQFDDEKESNVVEVYVTHLRKKLGKTAIETRRGQGYIFHGLDV